In Desulfomonile tiedjei DSM 6799, a genomic segment contains:
- a CDS encoding DUF362 domain-containing protein has product MGYSLKGTDRVAIQSLPRGADDEIVIEATKRVAEAATDFSWLSRGDTVILKVAANSPKKYPSTTSPLAVRAMVALLKERGAGKVIVADKPGVEWVIQLKDKTKSSSRKVMTKNGLHAAAVESGAEPHYFDEAGFDAYFAVRPEHANHWKGELILPNILNETDHIIMLPRVSRHCLAGSTLGLKVAVGWLRDDSRLELHRDAWTFYDKIAEINDAAILNQKLRLTLSVATKVLTTFGPDWGYKTEPDPGLIFASDSLIAHDMISLSWMHWNRENFTPAFYKAPIFDWYDLCPGLVNRWLVSYVWGFGELLKSENYSRVDISTPFKDPIIRRAAAIWDGMPDLEIEEVGGSMPEDLRNYLKSHISQ; this is encoded by the coding sequence ATGGGGTATTCTCTCAAGGGAACGGATCGAGTGGCTATTCAGTCCCTGCCGAGAGGGGCAGACGATGAAATCGTTATTGAAGCGACAAAGCGTGTTGCTGAGGCTGCAACGGATTTTTCCTGGCTATCTCGAGGTGATACGGTCATCCTCAAGGTTGCGGCGAATTCTCCGAAAAAATATCCCTCCACCACCTCTCCACTCGCAGTCCGGGCCATGGTGGCATTGCTCAAAGAACGTGGTGCAGGAAAGGTTATTGTAGCAGATAAACCTGGAGTGGAGTGGGTGATCCAACTCAAGGATAAAACGAAGAGCTCCAGTCGGAAAGTGATGACGAAAAACGGTCTGCATGCTGCTGCGGTGGAATCCGGAGCAGAACCGCATTACTTTGACGAGGCTGGATTCGACGCATATTTTGCTGTTCGACCTGAACATGCGAATCATTGGAAAGGGGAGTTGATTCTCCCGAACATCTTGAACGAAACAGATCATATCATTATGTTGCCGCGGGTGAGCCGCCATTGCCTCGCCGGATCGACACTGGGACTCAAGGTTGCTGTGGGCTGGCTCCGGGACGACAGCCGCCTGGAATTGCACCGGGATGCCTGGACTTTTTACGATAAGATTGCCGAGATCAACGATGCGGCTATTTTGAATCAAAAGCTGCGGCTTACTCTTTCCGTTGCCACAAAGGTACTGACTACCTTCGGACCTGACTGGGGATACAAGACCGAACCCGACCCCGGCCTGATTTTTGCCTCGGATTCGTTAATTGCACACGACATGATCTCCCTCAGTTGGATGCACTGGAATCGAGAGAATTTCACCCCTGCGTTTTATAAGGCTCCGATTTTCGATTGGTACGATCTGTGCCCCGGCCTGGTGAACCGCTGGCTGGTGAGTTACGTATGGGGTTTTGGAGAACTGCTGAAATCGGAAAACTATTCAAGAGTGGATATCAGCACCCCATTCAAGGACCCGATCATCCGCAGAGCCGCTGCCATCTGGGACGGAATGCCGGATCTGGAAATTGAAGAAGTCGGCGGAAGCATGCCGGAGGATCTGCGTAATTACTTGAAATCACATATTTCACAATGA
- the murJ gene encoding murein biosynthesis integral membrane protein MurJ: MAENPISSQAFSSTPKKPAVSEQKLVARAAGVVGFWTTLSRVLGFVRDMVIALFLGAGPGADAFFVAFRIPNLLRRLFAEGALSAAFIPTYVDTLQQLGKTEAARLARIAFTFTTIALAAVTLTGIAFSPLIVRLTAPGFFDDPSKFGLTVELTRTMFPYIFFISLVALASGILNSLGHFSAPAAAPVLLNLSMITSVAICATWLKVPPFYALAWGVVVAGVLQLALQIPFLWALGVKLYPDFHLRHPALKRMGLLFLPAAFGGAVYQLNVLVGTILASMLPVGGVSWLYYADRIVELPLGIFAIALGTAILPSMSRQASNGDFAGLTRSVSFGLRLIAFFTIPASVALIVLAEPIIAVLFQRGAFTSTDTTQTAYALFYYTLGLWAFSGLKVVVQAFFSLKDTRTPLWVSMGAVAVNLVGGLLLMGPMAQGGLALATSLAAALNVLVLFAILVKRLGRFPTEQFIKSLLRVSAASAIMGGALLYGRTFGTWPAGLTATNGLVLSGCVLGGLAIFAVSAFGLRCQELDSLLAIAGIKRQKSGNAD; the protein is encoded by the coding sequence ATGGCAGAAAACCCTATTTCAAGTCAAGCCTTTTCCTCAACGCCGAAAAAACCTGCAGTTTCGGAACAGAAATTGGTAGCTCGCGCCGCCGGGGTGGTGGGCTTCTGGACAACTCTGAGCCGTGTTCTCGGTTTCGTCAGGGACATGGTGATCGCATTATTTCTTGGGGCCGGGCCGGGCGCGGATGCTTTTTTCGTGGCGTTTCGGATTCCCAATCTGTTGAGGAGATTATTTGCCGAAGGCGCTTTATCTGCGGCTTTCATCCCTACGTACGTCGACACTCTCCAGCAGCTCGGGAAAACTGAGGCTGCTCGGCTCGCGCGTATTGCCTTCACGTTCACCACGATTGCACTGGCTGCGGTCACCCTTACGGGAATTGCTTTCAGTCCATTAATTGTTCGCTTGACGGCTCCGGGTTTTTTTGATGACCCATCGAAGTTCGGGCTCACCGTCGAATTAACCCGGACCATGTTCCCTTACATTTTCTTCATCTCTCTGGTCGCACTGGCATCGGGAATTCTCAATTCGCTCGGGCACTTTTCCGCACCCGCGGCAGCTCCTGTGCTGCTCAACCTTTCTATGATCACGAGTGTTGCGATCTGTGCAACATGGCTTAAGGTGCCGCCATTTTACGCGTTGGCCTGGGGAGTGGTCGTCGCCGGGGTCCTGCAATTGGCTTTGCAGATTCCTTTCTTGTGGGCGCTAGGAGTAAAGCTGTATCCGGATTTTCATCTCAGGCATCCCGCGCTCAAGAGGATGGGCCTTCTCTTCCTTCCGGCAGCCTTCGGAGGAGCCGTATACCAGTTGAACGTGCTGGTGGGAACCATTCTCGCATCCATGCTTCCGGTGGGCGGTGTTTCCTGGCTATACTATGCTGACCGAATTGTGGAATTGCCTCTGGGGATTTTTGCGATCGCCCTGGGGACTGCGATTCTGCCCTCCATGTCGCGGCAGGCAAGTAATGGCGATTTTGCGGGTCTGACCCGTTCAGTGTCCTTCGGTCTCAGGTTAATAGCATTCTTCACCATTCCTGCTTCCGTGGCTTTAATCGTCCTTGCGGAACCCATCATTGCCGTGCTCTTTCAAAGAGGAGCATTTACCTCAACAGATACCACCCAAACGGCGTACGCATTGTTCTACTACACGCTGGGACTTTGGGCATTCTCCGGGCTGAAAGTTGTGGTCCAGGCATTTTTCTCTCTAAAAGATACGCGCACACCCTTGTGGGTTTCCATGGGCGCCGTCGCGGTGAATCTTGTTGGGGGATTGCTGCTCATGGGCCCCATGGCTCAAGGCGGCCTTGCCCTGGCCACTTCTCTTGCCGCTGCATTGAACGTGCTGGTCCTTTTTGCGATTCTTGTGAAACGACTTGGAAGATTTCCCACGGAGCAATTCATAAAATCTCTCTTAAGAGTTAGTGCGGCTTCAGCTATTATGGGGGGGGCTCTTCTGTACGGCCGAACTTTCGGAACGTGGCCGGCGGGGTTAACGGCAACCAACGGTCTCGTCCTTAGCGGATGCGTACTAGGCGGGTTAGCAATATTCGCTGTTTCAGCATTTGGTCTTCGTTGCCAGGAGCTGGATTCGTTACTGGCCATCGCCGGTATAAAACGTCAAAAATCCGGAAATGCCGATTAA
- the rpsT gene encoding 30S ribosomal protein S20 produces the protein MANHASALKRMRQSEKRRVRNMSYRSKVKTAIKKYLRSIEEKDGQAAGLLSEATSLLHKGVTKGIFHKNTASRTVARLSSKLAV, from the coding sequence ATGGCTAATCATGCTTCAGCACTGAAGAGAATGCGTCAGAGTGAGAAACGGCGCGTAAGAAACATGTCGTACAGATCCAAAGTGAAGACTGCCATCAAAAAGTATCTCCGTTCCATTGAAGAAAAGGACGGTCAGGCCGCCGGCCTCTTGAGCGAAGCGACCTCCCTGCTTCATAAGGGTGTAACAAAAGGCATTTTTCACAAGAATACCGCTTCTCGTACAGTGGCAAGGCTCAGTAGCAAATTGGCCGTCTGA